The proteins below come from a single Parazoarcus communis genomic window:
- the ruvB gene encoding Holliday junction branch migration DNA helicase RuvB, with protein MIETDKLRSAAPERLISAEPTDRKEDAIERALRPKRLAEYVGQAKIREQLEIFIEAARNRKEALDHVLLFGPPGLGKTTLAHIVAAEMGVNMRQTSGPVLERAGDLAALLTNLEPHDVLFIDEIHRLSPVVEEILYPALEDFQIDIMIGEGPAARSVKLDLPPFTLVGATTRAGMLTNPLRDRFGIVSRLEFYTPDELAYIVSRSARLLNVSIDDAGALEIARRARGTPRIANRLLRRVRDYAEVKSGGDITSAVADAALVMLDVDVLGLDLMDRKLLLAMLEKFGGGPVGLDNIAAAIGESSDTIEDVIEPYLIQQGYLQRTPRGRMATHSIWQHFGLNAPRLPGSDLFGQ; from the coding sequence ATGATCGAAACTGACAAGCTGCGCTCGGCCGCACCCGAAAGGCTGATCTCCGCGGAGCCCACCGACCGCAAGGAAGACGCCATCGAGCGTGCCCTGCGCCCCAAGCGACTGGCCGAGTACGTCGGACAGGCGAAGATCCGCGAGCAGCTGGAGATCTTCATCGAAGCTGCGCGCAACCGCAAGGAGGCGCTCGACCACGTCCTGCTGTTCGGCCCGCCGGGTCTGGGCAAGACCACGCTGGCCCATATCGTCGCTGCCGAGATGGGCGTCAATATGCGGCAGACCTCCGGGCCCGTGCTGGAGCGCGCGGGTGACCTCGCCGCCCTGCTCACAAACCTCGAGCCGCACGACGTCCTCTTCATCGATGAAATTCACCGCCTGTCACCAGTGGTCGAGGAAATCCTCTATCCCGCGCTGGAAGACTTCCAGATCGACATCATGATCGGCGAAGGCCCGGCCGCACGCTCGGTCAAGCTCGACCTGCCGCCGTTCACGCTGGTGGGCGCAACCACCCGCGCGGGCATGCTCACCAACCCCTTGCGCGACCGCTTCGGCATCGTCTCCAGGCTCGAGTTCTACACGCCGGACGAACTTGCCTACATCGTCAGTCGCTCCGCACGGCTGCTCAACGTCAGCATCGACGACGCCGGTGCGCTCGAGATCGCCCGGCGCGCGCGCGGCACCCCCCGCATCGCCAACCGCCTGCTGCGCCGGGTGCGCGACTATGCCGAGGTGAAGTCCGGCGGCGACATCACCAGTGCGGTCGCAGACGCAGCGCTGGTGATGCTCGACGTCGACGTGCTCGGACTCGATCTGATGGACCGCAAGCTGCTGCTGGCAATGCTGGAAAAGTTCGGTGGCGGCCCGGTCGGCCTCGACAACATCGCCGCGGCGATCGGCGAATCCTCCGACACCATCGAAGACGTCATCGAGCCCTACCTGATCCAGCAGGGCTACCTGCAGCGTACCCCGCGCGGTCGCATGGCAACGCATTCGATCTGGCAGCATTTCGGCCTCAACGCCCCGCGCCTGCCGGGCAGCGACCTGTTCGGACAATAA
- the ruvA gene encoding Holliday junction branch migration protein RuvA: MIGRITGTLLEKNPPQILVDANGVGYEVDVPMSTFYNLPATGERVSLHTHLAVREDGHFLYGFATDEERTAFRQLLKISGIGARMALAVLSGLSVSDLAQAIALQEAGRLVKIPGIGKKTAERLLLELRDKLGKALPNAGGIRLAAGVDAAPDAKSDILNALLALGYNEREALGAMKGLGEDIGVSDGIRAALKLLSKA; encoded by the coding sequence ATGATCGGACGCATCACCGGCACGCTGCTGGAAAAGAACCCACCCCAGATTCTGGTTGATGCCAACGGCGTCGGCTATGAAGTCGACGTGCCCATGAGCACCTTCTACAACCTGCCGGCGACAGGCGAGCGGGTCAGCCTGCACACCCACCTTGCGGTGCGCGAGGACGGTCACTTCCTGTACGGCTTTGCCACCGACGAAGAGCGCACCGCCTTCCGCCAGCTGCTGAAGATTTCCGGCATTGGCGCACGCATGGCGCTGGCGGTGCTGTCCGGTCTGTCGGTCAGCGATCTCGCCCAGGCGATCGCGCTGCAGGAGGCAGGCCGCCTGGTGAAGATTCCCGGCATCGGCAAGAAGACCGCCGAACGCCTGCTGCTCGAGTTGCGCGACAAGCTCGGCAAGGCCCTGCCCAACGCTGGCGGCATTCGCCTTGCCGCGGGCGTCGACGCCGCACCGGACGCGAAGAGCGATATTCTCAACGCGCTGCTGGCACTGGGCTACAACGAACGCGAGGCCCTTGGCGCCATGAAGGGGCTGGGCGAGGACATCGGTGTGTCGGACGGCATCCGAGCCGCACTCAAGCTGCTGTCGAAGGCATGA
- a CDS encoding HAD family hydrolase — protein MTAFDPRPVRAIIFDMDGLLLDSERIAYAIGREASEHLGLPWDHEVAMRMIGMNSRDGYRLLQDAFGPSFPIDEHQAEFGRRYEQAIVDGRFPLKPGVPELLDQLALRGLPGAVATSTRRSRALPKLEGVGILHRLKGVIGGDEVRNGKPAPDIYLAAAALLETPIAHCLVLEDSNTGVRGGLASGAQVVMVPDLLSPAEDVLARGITVMNDLHEVARRLAD, from the coding sequence ATGACCGCCTTCGACCCCCGCCCCGTCCGCGCCATCATCTTCGACATGGACGGACTCCTGCTCGACTCCGAGCGCATCGCCTACGCAATCGGCCGTGAAGCAAGCGAGCACCTCGGACTGCCCTGGGATCATGAAGTTGCGATGCGCATGATCGGCATGAATTCGCGCGACGGCTACCGCCTGCTGCAGGACGCCTTTGGCCCGAGCTTCCCGATCGACGAACACCAGGCCGAGTTTGGCCGCCGTTACGAGCAAGCCATCGTCGACGGCCGCTTCCCGCTCAAGCCGGGCGTTCCCGAACTCCTCGACCAGCTCGCGCTGCGCGGACTGCCGGGCGCGGTCGCCACCTCCACCCGGCGCAGCCGGGCACTGCCCAAGCTCGAAGGCGTCGGCATCCTGCACCGGCTGAAGGGCGTAATCGGCGGCGATGAAGTGCGTAACGGCAAACCGGCACCCGACATCTATCTGGCCGCGGCGGCCCTGCTTGAGACGCCGATAGCGCATTGCCTGGTCCTCGAGGACTCGAACACCGGCGTGCGCGGCGGACTGGCTTCAGGCGCCCAGGTGGTGATGGTGCCCGACCTTCTGTCCCCCGCAGAGGATGTACTGGCGCGTGGCATCACGGTGATGAACGACCTCCACGAAGTCGCCCGCCGCCTGGCCGACTGA
- a CDS encoding prenyltransferase, whose translation MSHPAEPAPGAFPNRAVLLFLATRPAFLSVTLVACLIGLACAHRSGASIDWMTAVFTLLFALVAHAGVNVINDYHDAESGADAANTKRLFPFTGGSRFIQNGVLSAAETGRFGYALLAAVVPAGLWLTWQAGAGLIVIGIAGLFVGWAYSAPPLKLMSRGLGELAIALGWLAVVVGTDYVQRGSFSLLPFAAGVSYALLVANLLFINQFPDHDGDAAAGKRTLVVRLGPQVAKWGYLLIAILSYTWLVAMVTIHALPQYAAAAAMTLILSFTSARELIADASTPDELAAPIKRTILATNVHGLLLAATLAFAQSGISA comes from the coding sequence GTGAGCCACCCCGCCGAACCCGCACCGGGCGCGTTTCCGAACCGCGCGGTCCTGCTCTTTCTTGCCACCCGCCCGGCGTTTCTGTCGGTCACCCTGGTCGCATGCCTGATCGGGCTGGCCTGCGCGCACCGCAGCGGCGCATCCATCGACTGGATGACCGCAGTCTTCACCCTGCTCTTCGCCCTCGTCGCGCATGCCGGGGTCAATGTCATCAACGATTATCACGACGCCGAGAGTGGTGCAGACGCGGCGAACACCAAGCGGCTGTTTCCCTTCACCGGCGGCAGCCGCTTCATCCAGAACGGCGTGCTGAGCGCGGCCGAGACCGGCCGCTTCGGCTATGCCCTTCTGGCTGCAGTCGTGCCAGCCGGCCTGTGGCTGACCTGGCAAGCCGGCGCGGGGCTGATCGTCATCGGCATCGCGGGGCTCTTCGTCGGCTGGGCCTACTCCGCGCCGCCACTGAAACTGATGAGCCGGGGTCTGGGCGAACTGGCGATCGCGCTGGGCTGGCTCGCGGTGGTGGTCGGCACCGATTACGTGCAGCGCGGCAGCTTCAGCCTGCTGCCGTTTGCAGCGGGCGTGTCCTATGCCCTGCTGGTGGCAAACCTCCTGTTCATCAACCAGTTCCCCGATCACGACGGCGATGCCGCCGCGGGTAAACGTACCCTCGTCGTCCGCCTCGGCCCGCAGGTCGCCAAGTGGGGCTACCTGCTGATCGCAATCCTTTCCTACACCTGGCTGGTAGCAATGGTGACGATTCATGCGCTGCCGCAATACGCGGCTGCCGCCGCGATGACGCTGATCCTCTCATTCACCTCAGCGCGCGAGCTCATCGCCGATGCGAGCACGCCCGACGAGCTTGCCGCCCCGATCAAGCGCACCATCCTTGCGACCAACGTGCATGGCCTGCTGCTTGCTGCCACGCTCGCCTTCGCCCAATCCGGAATCTCCGCATGA
- the rng gene encoding ribonuclease G, producing the protein MSIEFLINFTPQETRVAIVEQGVVQELHVERTASRGIVGNVYLGKVVRVLPGMQSAFIEIGLERTAFLHVADIWSERQHGEAAKPIEKILNEGQSLLVQVLKDPIGTKGARLSTQVSLAGRLLVYLPQEKHIGISQRIEDESEREQLRERLTRLVPDDEPGGFIVRTMAESASDEELAADIAYLRKLWSEIRNTTVGAFPPRLLHEDLGLGQRVLRDLVNEETTRIRVDSRENFQKLTAFAAEYSPKVLPLLEHYTGERPLFDIFNVEEEIQKALARRVDLKSGGYLIIDQTEAMTTVDVNTGGFVGARNFDDTIFKTNLEATQTIARQLRLRNLGGIIIIDFIDMENVEHREMVLDEFRKALARDHTKMSINGFTALGLVEMTRKRTRESLAHLLCESCPTCGGRGEVKTARTACYEILRELLREARQFNAKEFRVLAAPNVIDLFLDEESQSLAMLSDFIGKKVSLHPEASYTQEQFDIVLL; encoded by the coding sequence ATGAGCATCGAATTCCTGATCAACTTCACCCCACAGGAGACGCGGGTCGCCATCGTCGAGCAGGGCGTGGTGCAGGAGTTGCACGTCGAGCGTACAGCCAGCCGCGGCATCGTCGGTAACGTCTACCTGGGCAAGGTGGTACGCGTACTGCCGGGCATGCAGTCCGCCTTCATCGAGATCGGCCTCGAGCGCACCGCCTTTCTCCACGTTGCCGACATCTGGAGCGAGCGCCAGCATGGCGAAGCGGCCAAGCCGATCGAGAAGATCCTGAACGAGGGTCAGAGCCTGCTGGTCCAGGTCCTGAAGGATCCGATCGGCACCAAGGGCGCACGCCTTTCGACTCAGGTGAGCCTGGCCGGGCGCCTGCTCGTGTATCTGCCGCAGGAAAAGCACATCGGCATCTCGCAGCGGATCGAGGACGAATCCGAGCGCGAACAGTTGCGCGAACGCCTGACCCGCCTCGTCCCCGACGACGAGCCCGGTGGTTTCATCGTGCGCACCATGGCGGAATCCGCCAGCGACGAGGAGCTTGCCGCCGACATCGCCTACCTGCGCAAGCTGTGGAGCGAGATCCGCAACACCACCGTCGGCGCCTTCCCGCCGCGACTGCTGCATGAAGACCTCGGCCTCGGACAGCGGGTGCTGCGCGACCTCGTCAACGAAGAGACCACCCGTATCCGTGTCGACTCGCGGGAGAACTTCCAGAAGCTCACCGCCTTTGCTGCAGAGTACTCGCCCAAGGTGCTGCCACTGCTCGAGCACTACACCGGCGAGCGACCGCTGTTCGACATCTTCAACGTCGAGGAGGAAATCCAGAAGGCGCTTGCGCGCCGGGTCGACCTCAAGTCGGGCGGCTACCTCATCATCGACCAGACCGAGGCCATGACCACGGTCGACGTGAACACCGGCGGCTTCGTCGGTGCGCGCAACTTCGACGACACCATCTTCAAGACCAACCTTGAAGCCACGCAGACCATTGCGCGCCAGCTCAGGCTGCGCAACCTCGGCGGCATCATCATCATCGATTTCATCGACATGGAGAACGTCGAACACCGCGAGATGGTGCTCGACGAGTTCCGCAAGGCGCTCGCCCGCGACCACACCAAGATGAGCATCAACGGCTTTACCGCGCTCGGTCTGGTCGAGATGACGCGCAAGCGCACCCGCGAGTCGCTCGCGCACCTGCTGTGCGAGTCCTGCCCGACCTGTGGCGGCCGCGGCGAAGTGAAGACCGCGCGCACGGCCTGCTACGAGATCCTGCGCGAACTGCTGCGCGAGGCACGCCAGTTCAACGCGAAGGAGTTCCGCGTCCTTGCCGCACCCAATGTGATCGACCTCTTCCTCGACGAAGAGAGCCAGTCGCTGGCGATGCTGTCCGACTTCATCGGCAAGAAGGTCTCGCTCCACCCCGAGGCGAGCTACACCCAGGAACAATTCGACATCGTGCTGCTGTGA